The stretch of DNA ACGACCTTTGGCGCGACGACGCGACAGGACGGCACGACCGTTCTTGGTAGCCATGCGAGCACGGAAACCGTGGGTACGAGCGCGTTTGATAGTGCTTGGTTGGAAAGTACGTTTCATTGTCGTGTTACCTGGTTCGTCCACAACGGGCCGGAATGGCCCCCGTTTTAAGAGATCGGCGATTCTAGAGAAAGCAAGCCTCTAGGTCAATTTCCAACCAGCTTTTCCTTTGTCTGGGTATGTCCACATCGAAGACTGAAGAACCCAGTCAGCCAGATATAAAAATAAAGAAGGGAATTATTTAAAGCTTTTCTGTAAAGCTTATAAAGGCTAGGGATGCCTCTATTTGTGGATAACTACATTCAGCCCTTGTAGACCGTGGTGTACAGAGAATGACAACACTGTCGAGAAACGGTGCTCTGCCTGTGCTGCGCTATCGGAAAAGCTGTGTGTGGAAAGGTGAGTTATCCACAAGCAGGTTATCCACCGATTTTCGCCCCCAGTTGTGCAATGCCCTCAGGCATGGTTATCCACAGAGCTTATGCACATACCATTGGTCGTGTTTTTTCGGGATAAAGCGTTGATTCATAGTGCCCTGTGATCAACCTACATGTGGATAAGTGTGCGTCTGGTCGCTACAATGGCGGCTTGTTTTTGCCTCACCGGCTTTCAACTTAGGGGATATCC from Pseudomonas chlororaphis subsp. chlororaphis encodes:
- the rpmH gene encoding 50S ribosomal protein L34; its protein translation is MKRTFQPSTIKRARTHGFRARMATKNGRAVLSRRRAKGRARLAV